The Mycolicibacterium fluoranthenivorans genome segment TGCTGCCGCCGGCGCGGCCGGTGGCGGCGGCGGACGCCGGGGCAAACGCGGTAAGAAGGGCGCCAAGACCGAGCCCGAAGAGGTACAGGTCGCGAAGGTGCCTGCACACGCGGCGGGCGAGCATCCGATGTTCAAGGCGATGGCCGCGGCCAACGGCAAGCATGAGGATGAGGACGGCCGGCCCCTCGACGACGAAGACGAGACGCTCGCTGAAGGCGACGAGGAGCTGATCGCCGTCGGCGATATCGACGACGACGCCGCCGAGGAGACCAACGGCGTCGATGCTGACGTCGAGGACGAGATCGAGGACGACGTCGATGTCATCGATGGCGACGATGACGACGATGACGACGACGATGACTCCGAAGACGACGAGTTCGACGAGGACTCCGACGATGACGATGACGATGACGAGGACGACGAGTTCGAGGATTCCGACGACGATGACTCGGACGACTCCGACGACGATGACGCGGACGATTCTGACGACGACGAGGACTCCGACGACGGTGACGAGGACGACGACACCGGCTCTGACCAGGCGATCGTGACACCCGAACCGGCGGTCGAGGCGAACGGTGCAGGTGGACGACGTCCGCGGCGCCGTGCCGCGGCACGGCCGGCCGGCCCCCCGAGGGACGCGGTTTGACCCTGTCCCCGCTGCTCACGTACCCTTGACCAGTTGTCGCGAGGCTAGTGGCCGCGAAAGCTGGCTCAGTTCGCAAACAAGACCTGCACGTGCATCCTCACCCTTTGCGCGCGCCCAGAAGAACGAAGTAGAGGAAGACTAACGATGGCAGCCGATAACGCCACGTACGCAATCGTCAAGACCGGCGGCAAGCAGTACAAGGTCGCCGTCGGTGACGTGGTCAAGGTCGAGAAGATCGAATCCGAACCGGGTTCCTCCGTCTCGCTGCCCGTCGCCCTCGTCGTCGATGGCGCGAAGGTCACCACCGCGGCCGATGAGCTGGCCAAGGTCGCGGTCACCGGTGAGGTGCTCGAGCACACCAAGGGCCCCAAGATCCGCATTCACAAGTTCAAGAACAAGACCGGCTACCACAAGCGGCAGGGTCACCGTCAGCAGCTGACCGTGCTCAAGGTCACCGGAATCAAGTAAGGGGCATACCAGACATGGCACATAAGAAGGGCGCATCCAGCTCACGCAACGGTCGCGACTCCGCCGCCCAGCGGCTCGGTGTCAAGCGATTCGGCGGCCAGTTGGTCAAGGCCGGCGAGATTTTGGTGCGGCAGCGGGGTACTCATTTCCATCCCGGCGTGAACGTCGGCCGTGGCGGCGACGACACGCTGTTCGCCACCGCCCCGGGCGTTGTCGAGTTCGGTGCCAAGCGGGGCCGCCGGACGGTCAACATCGTGCGACCGTCGGTCCAGGAGGCCTAGTTTTCCGAGGACTTTCCGCGAAGGTGAAGCTGCTGCGAGTTCTCCAGTCAGAACTTGTAGCGGCTTCACCTTTTTCATTGCTCCGTGGAAGGACCTGATATGCCCCGGTTCGTCGACCGCGTGGTCATCCACGCGCAGGCCGGTAACGGCGGCCATGGTTGCGCCTCGGTGCACCGGGAGAAGTTCAAACCGTTGGGTGGTCCCGACGGCGGGAACGGCGGTAAGGGCGGCAGCATCGTCCTGGTCGTCGATCCGCAGGTGCACACCCTGCTGGATTTCCACTTTCATCCACACGTCAACGCGCCCTCGGGCAAGCAGGGCGCGGGCAGTAACCGCGATGGTGCGGCGGGAGCCGATCTCGAGGTCCGGGTGCCCGACGGCACCGTGGTGCTCGATGATCAGGGCCGTCTGCTCGCCGATCTGGTCGGCGCCGGCACGCGTTTCGAAGCTGCCGCCGGCGGTCGGGGTGGACTCGGCAACGCGGCACTGGCATCCCGGGCCCGCAAGGCGCCCGGCTTCGCGCTGCTGGGGGAGAAGGGGCAGACCCGAGATCTGACCCTGGAGCTCAAGACGGTGGCCGATGTCGGTCTCGTCGGATTTCCCTCGGCCGGCAAATCTTCGCTGGTTTCCACGATTTCGGCGGCCAAACCCAAGATCGCCGACTATCCGTTCACGACGCTGGTGCCGAATCTGGGCGTGGTGTCCGCAGGGGACCACTCCTACACGGTCGCCGACGTGCCCGGCCTGATCCCCGGTGCCTCGGAAGGCCGGGGCCTGGGCTTGGACTTCCTGCGTCATATCGAGCGTTGTGCGGTACTGGTGCATGTCGTGGACTGCGCCACCCTGGAGCCGGGCCGCGACCCGATCTCCGATATCGATGCCCTTGAAGCCGAACTGGCCGCGTATCAGCCGACCTTGCAAGGTGATACGACTCTCGGCGATCTCGCCGACCGTCCCCGCGCCGTGGTGCTCAACAAGATCGATGTGCCCGAGGCGCGCGAACTGGCCGACTTCGTGCGTGACGAGATCGCCGAGAAGTATGGTTGGCCCGTCTACGAGATCTCCACCGTGAGCCGAGAAGGGCTGCGGCCCTTGATTTTCGCGCTGTGGGAATTGGTGTCGGCGTACCGGGCGGCGCAGCCCGAGGTGGCGCCGCGCCGCGCGGTCATTCGCCCGATCGCCGTCGACGAGACCGGTTTCACGGTATCGCCGGACGGACAGGGTGGTTTCCTCGTGCGGGGTACCCGGCCGGAACGCTGGATTGCGCAGACCAACTTCGAGAACGACGAAGCCGTGGGCTATCTGGGCGACCGCCTGGCCCGTCTGGGCGTCGAGGACGAACTGCTCAAGCAGGGCGCCACGCCGGGCTGTGCGGTGACGATCGGCGATATGACCTTCGACTGGGAGCCGCAGACCCCGGCGGGTATCGACACCCACCTGTCGGGGCGAGGCACCGACATCCGCCTCGAGCAGACCGAGCGGGTGGGCGCCGATGAGCGCAAGGCAGCACGGAAGGCACGCCGGGAGAACGACGCATGAGTGCCTCGGTGCATCGCGAAGCCGTCCGTACCGCACGCAGCGTCGTCGTCAAGATCGGCACCACAGCGCTCACCACCCCGGCCGGTGTCTTCGACGCCGGCCGGCTGGCCACCCTCGCCGATGCCATCGAAGGCCGGATGAAGGCCGGCTCCGATGTGGTGATCGTGTCGTCCGGGGCCATCGCCGCCGGTATCGAACCGCTCGGTCTGACCAAACGCCCGAAGGACCTGGCCACCAAGCAGGCCGCGGCGAGCGTCGGTCAGGTCGCCCTGGTCAATTCCTGGAGTTCGGCATTCGGCCGCTATCAGCGCACGGTGGGCCAGGTCCTGCTGACCGCGCATGACATCTCGATGCGCGTCCAGCACACCAATGCCCAGCGCACGCTGGACCGGCTGCGGGCGTTGCACGCGGTGGCCATCGTCAACGAGAACGACACGGTCGCCACCAATGAGATCCGGTTCGGGGACAACGACAGGCTCTCGGCTCTGGTGGCGCATCTGGTCGGTGCGGACGCACTGATCCTGCTCTCCGATATCGACGGCCTGTACGACGGTGATCCGCGCAAGGCGTCCGATGACAATCCCGCGCGGTTCATCCCCGAGGTCGCCGCCGCGGGAGACCTCGACGGGGTGGTCGCGGGTGGCGGGAGCAGTCTGGGGACCGGAGGGATGGCCTCCAAGTTGTCCTCGGCGCTGCTGGCCGCCGATGCCGGCGTGCCGGTGCTGCTGGCTGCGGCAGCCGACGCGGCGGCCGCACTCGGCGACGCCTCGGTGGGTACGGTGTTCGCCCCTCGTCCCGAACGGATGTCGGCGCGCAGGTTCTGGGTCCGCTATGCCGCCGAGGCCGCGGGTGCGCTGACTCTGGACGACGGCGCGGTGCGTGCGGTGGTCACCCAGCGCCGGTCTCTGCTGCCCGCCGGGATCACGGCGGTGACGGGCAAATTTCACGGCGGTGATGTCGTCGAATTGCACGGACCCGACGGGCAGGTGGTCGCGCGCGGGGTGGTGGCCTACGACGCGGGTGAACTGGCCACGATGATCGGCCGGTCGACCCCGGACCTGCCTGCTGATCTGCGCCGGCCGGCGGTGCACGCCGACGATCTGGTGGCCACCTGACAGGCGTCGTCGGTGGGCGATTGTCGCAAAATTGACGTTTCTGCTGCTACCGGTGCGATCGAAGCGGCCGCGCCGGGCGGGACGACGCGTTGCACGAGATCGGTCGACGTAAGCACTCGCTATGCCAGAAATAAGGTTATGCTGCTCAAAACTAGGGGACAGCAAAGCGAAGGCCAGGGGGCATGACGGGGCGATCTGTACTTGCGGTGGGGGCTCATCCCGATGACATCGAGCTCGGGTGTGGCGGTGCGCTGGCAAAGCATGTGGCAGCCGGCGACCAGGTTGCCATGCTGGTCGTCACCCGGGGTGAGGTCGGCCCCGGTGACACGGCTCAGCGCGTGCACGAACAGCATCGTGCCGTCCAGGTTCTGGGTGTGGACACGCTGATGTGGGGTGAGGGATTCGCCGACTGCCGGGTCTCGCTACAGGAATTCGAGCTCGTCCACCTCATCGAGGACGCCATCGAAAAAGTCTCGGCGACAGTGGTTTACACCCACGCGGCCAACGACAGTCATCAGGACCACCGCGTCGTGTCGCGCTGCACCATGGGTGCGGCGCGCTGGGTGTCGACCATCATGGCTTACGGCGGGCCCTCGGCCGTGGGGTTCAATCCCACGGTGTTCATCGACATCTCGGACGCGCTGGACAAGAAGGTTCAGGCGTTGATGTGCCACGTGTCGCAGGCCGAAGCCAGTGAAAAGGTGAGCGCCTCGTGGGTGCGCAGCACCGCCGAGCACTACGGATTCCTGTGCCGCCGTCCGTTCGCCGAAGGGTTCGAGCCCGTTCGCCAGGTCCTCGACTTCTAGAGGAGTGGTGGGGCGAGCACAGCGACGGGATATGCAACCGACTTTCCTGGTGGTAGGCGCAGGCACTACCGGTATCGGCGCGGCGACGCGACTCACCGAGCTCGGAATCGACCATCTCGTGGTCGATGCGGGCGACCGGATCGGCGGGATGTCCGCCTCGGTCACCGATGAGCAGGGATTCACCTGGGACCTCGGCGGGCATGTGCTGCACAGTCACTTTCCCGAGTTCGACCACGCGGTACGCGCCAGCGGGGTCGGGATCAACCAGGTCACCCGAAACGGCTGGGTGTGGCTCACCGGTGACGGCCCGCAGAGTCTGGTCCCGACTCCGATCCAGCAGCAGCTCACCGAGCTGCCCACCGATCTGCGTCCCGATGCACCCGCGCACCACCTCGCCGATTACTACCTCAACCACTTCGGCCGCCGGCTCTACGAGCAGTTCTTCGAGCCCTACAACCGCAAGATGTGGACGGCGCCGCTGCATGAGGTCGACCACGGCTGGACGTCGCTGCGCAGCGGCAGCCACACCCGCAATGTTCCCCAGTTGGGGTTGGCGGGCAGCAACCCACCTGCCCCGGCCGAGGCGTTTCCGTACCCGATCGGTGGTACGGGCGCCCTGTGGCAGGCCGTGCAGGACACGCTGATGACACCCGGTTCGACCCGGCTGGGTACCCGGGTGCTCGGCCTGGACCCGGACAAGCGGGTGGCCACCCTCGATGACGGGTCCTCGGTGTCGTACGACTACTGCGTCAGCACGGCACCGATCACCACGGCACTGGGCTGGATCGGGCAGGGGCACCAGACGACCGGTCTGCGGGCGAGCCGGGTGCACGCCGTCGGACTGGGGTACCGCGGCGAGCCGCCGCCGGCGCTGGCCGACAAGACCTGGCTGTACTGCCCCGACGAGGGCGTGCCGTGGTACCGCGCCACGATGCTGAGCAACTACGACCCCGGCAATGCGGGGCCGGGCCGCTGGAACATCCTGTGCGAGGTGCCGTCCTTCCCCGGCCAGACATCCTCGGCCGCGGATTCGATCGGCGCGGTGCAGGCTTCGCTGGCGGTTCTGGGTGCCGACCCGGCCCGGGTGCAGAGCCGGTTCGCCCAGACCATTCCGTTCGGGTATCCGGTGCCCACGCTGGGGCGTGATGACGTGCTGCGCGCCGCCGACAAGACGCTGACGGGGTACGGCATCTACAGCAGGGGGAGGTTCGGGGGCTGGCGGTACGAGTCGTCGAATCAGGACTATGGCTACATGCAGGGCAGGCAAGCCGTCGACCACGCGTTGACGGGTGCGGCCGAGGATGTGTACTGGCACCCGGAGTGGTTTTCCTGACCTAGTCGACGGGCTCCAGATATAGTGCGCCCCAGACGATTTCGGTGAGTGAAGCGGCCAGCTCGGTATCGAAGGACATTGGCTGGAACGGCAGATTCTGGTGGCAGGTCCGTTCCACCATCCACGTGAGCGAGCTCGCGGTGGCCGCGACGGGCAGTGAGCGCCGGATCGAACCGGCGGCCTGGCCGCGCTCGATGACGCCGGCGACCTGGTCGGTGATTCCGGTCAACAGGTCGCGGTAGGTGTCGCGGACGCCCGCGTCGTAGCCGGCCATCTCGTTGAGTGCGACGAGTACGGGTTGGTGACGGCGGTAACCGGCGATGATGCCCGACATCGCGGCGTGTACGTCGGCCGGATCCCGGCGCCCGGAAACACTCCACCATTGATCGGCGGCCACCGCCAGGTCGCTGAACACCTGGGTGGCCAGCCGGCGCAGCAGATGGCCCTTGTCCTCGAAATAGATGTAGAAGCTGGCTCGCGAGATACCTGCCTCGGTGGCCAGCCGGTCGACGCTGAGCTCGGTGAAGCTGGCGCCGTCGGCCATCAGCCGGTCGGTGGCGTCCAGCAGGTCGCGTTCGATCTGCTGGCGGCGTTCCTGGCGTTTGGCCTGCGGTCTACGGGTCACCGATGGCATGCCCGTCAGGATATCGGCCGAGTGCACGCCTTGACTAGACGTAGTG includes the following:
- the rplU gene encoding 50S ribosomal protein L21; amino-acid sequence: MAADNATYAIVKTGGKQYKVAVGDVVKVEKIESEPGSSVSLPVALVVDGAKVTTAADELAKVAVTGEVLEHTKGPKIRIHKFKNKTGYHKRQGHRQQLTVLKVTGIK
- the rpmA gene encoding 50S ribosomal protein L27; the protein is MAHKKGASSSRNGRDSAAQRLGVKRFGGQLVKAGEILVRQRGTHFHPGVNVGRGGDDTLFATAPGVVEFGAKRGRRTVNIVRPSVQEA
- the obgE gene encoding GTPase ObgE, with the protein product MPRFVDRVVIHAQAGNGGHGCASVHREKFKPLGGPDGGNGGKGGSIVLVVDPQVHTLLDFHFHPHVNAPSGKQGAGSNRDGAAGADLEVRVPDGTVVLDDQGRLLADLVGAGTRFEAAAGGRGGLGNAALASRARKAPGFALLGEKGQTRDLTLELKTVADVGLVGFPSAGKSSLVSTISAAKPKIADYPFTTLVPNLGVVSAGDHSYTVADVPGLIPGASEGRGLGLDFLRHIERCAVLVHVVDCATLEPGRDPISDIDALEAELAAYQPTLQGDTTLGDLADRPRAVVLNKIDVPEARELADFVRDEIAEKYGWPVYEISTVSREGLRPLIFALWELVSAYRAAQPEVAPRRAVIRPIAVDETGFTVSPDGQGGFLVRGTRPERWIAQTNFENDEAVGYLGDRLARLGVEDELLKQGATPGCAVTIGDMTFDWEPQTPAGIDTHLSGRGTDIRLEQTERVGADERKAARKARRENDA
- the proB gene encoding glutamate 5-kinase; amino-acid sequence: MSASVHREAVRTARSVVVKIGTTALTTPAGVFDAGRLATLADAIEGRMKAGSDVVIVSSGAIAAGIEPLGLTKRPKDLATKQAAASVGQVALVNSWSSAFGRYQRTVGQVLLTAHDISMRVQHTNAQRTLDRLRALHAVAIVNENDTVATNEIRFGDNDRLSALVAHLVGADALILLSDIDGLYDGDPRKASDDNPARFIPEVAAAGDLDGVVAGGGSSLGTGGMASKLSSALLAADAGVPVLLAAAADAAAALGDASVGTVFAPRPERMSARRFWVRYAAEAAGALTLDDGAVRAVVTQRRSLLPAGITAVTGKFHGGDVVELHGPDGQVVARGVVAYDAGELATMIGRSTPDLPADLRRPAVHADDLVAT
- a CDS encoding PIG-L deacetylase family protein; the encoded protein is MTGRSVLAVGAHPDDIELGCGGALAKHVAAGDQVAMLVVTRGEVGPGDTAQRVHEQHRAVQVLGVDTLMWGEGFADCRVSLQEFELVHLIEDAIEKVSATVVYTHAANDSHQDHRVVSRCTMGAARWVSTIMAYGGPSAVGFNPTVFIDISDALDKKVQALMCHVSQAEASEKVSASWVRSTAEHYGFLCRRPFAEGFEPVRQVLDF
- a CDS encoding protoporphyrinogen/coproporphyrinogen oxidase; amino-acid sequence: MQPTFLVVGAGTTGIGAATRLTELGIDHLVVDAGDRIGGMSASVTDEQGFTWDLGGHVLHSHFPEFDHAVRASGVGINQVTRNGWVWLTGDGPQSLVPTPIQQQLTELPTDLRPDAPAHHLADYYLNHFGRRLYEQFFEPYNRKMWTAPLHEVDHGWTSLRSGSHTRNVPQLGLAGSNPPAPAEAFPYPIGGTGALWQAVQDTLMTPGSTRLGTRVLGLDPDKRVATLDDGSSVSYDYCVSTAPITTALGWIGQGHQTTGLRASRVHAVGLGYRGEPPPALADKTWLYCPDEGVPWYRATMLSNYDPGNAGPGRWNILCEVPSFPGQTSSAADSIGAVQASLAVLGADPARVQSRFAQTIPFGYPVPTLGRDDVLRAADKTLTGYGIYSRGRFGGWRYESSNQDYGYMQGRQAVDHALTGAAEDVYWHPEWFS
- a CDS encoding TetR/AcrR family transcriptional regulator: MPSVTRRPQAKRQERRQQIERDLLDATDRLMADGASFTELSVDRLATEAGISRASFYIYFEDKGHLLRRLATQVFSDLAVAADQWWSVSGRRDPADVHAAMSGIIAGYRRHQPVLVALNEMAGYDAGVRDTYRDLLTGITDQVAGVIERGQAAGSIRRSLPVAATASSLTWMVERTCHQNLPFQPMSFDTELAASLTEIVWGALYLEPVD